The genome window GAGGCGAAAGGGATCCTTCCCGACGAGTACTCCCCGATGCAGGCCGGCCTGAAGTCGCTCGGCGTCTCCGCGGGAGTTGTGGAAGAGATTCGTCTCCACAATGTCGATGACACGCTGACGGATGCCCTCGCCCGGTGGCTGGACCGGCATCCCGAGGCGCGGTGCCTCGTGCTGTGCGAAGAGATGCGGAGCCGCGAGGTCCGCTGGCGTCTCGACCGGACGCTCGCTTCCGCGGACCGGGATCGGGTCTGCCTGGGGCTGGTCGTCGACCGCAAATTCTGCCGGTCGAACTGGTGGAAATCCGAGGAGGGGATCTCGGCCTTCGTCACCGGGTGGATGAGTCTTATTCTCCAGGCGACGCGCGGCGATGCGATCGACGAGTGGCGCGAATGCAAACCGACCGATTTCACGATGGCCCGCTGAACCGGCCGCAGCCCTCCCGTCTATGGGTGCTGGGGCTCGGCTGCGCGCTGCTCGTGACGCTGGCGGTCGTGACGCTCACTTGGCGCGAGTCGCTGCTCGCCGCCGCTGGCCGGTGGATGAATGTCGGGGAGCGACTGGACCACTCGGTCGACTACACGTTCGTCCTCGGGGGGAATCCTAAGACGCGGGTCGTCATGGCCGCGGCGCTCTATCGCGAAGGCTTCACTCGTCGAATCCTGCTCCCTGAAGTGGAAGTCCCCCCGGAGGCCGTACAGGGACTGGCGCTGCCGGAGCGGGAAGTGGCCCGGCGGATTCTCCTCGCCTCGGACGTCCCGCTGGAGGCGATCGTCGACGTGGACGGCGAAGTGACCAGCACGCGTGACGAGGCGCGAGCGCTGGGCCGCTTTCTGGACCAGCACCCCGAGGCGGAGGTGGCGGTCGTGACGAACGACTACCACACCCGCCGGGCGCGAATGCTCTTCGAGCGACAGGTGCCGGGACATTCGCGACGGCTGCACTTTGTGGCGGCTCCCACGCGCGGCTTCGGTCCCGACAACTGGTGGAAGCTCAATAACGGCGTCAACACTTACGTGACAGAGTTTGCGAAGCTCTGCCGCGACGCCTTCCGGTAGGCGCAGCGGGTTCTGGTCTCGGACTGGGTGTGTTAAACACCAAGACACCAAGGGGGCACCAAGAGCACGAAGGATCAGGCGGTCTAAGAATGCCTCTGTGACCTTGGTGTCGTCTTTATGTCTTGGTGTTTCACTCTTCGTCAGCCCCGAGAGTTCAGCATCTTCCGGGTGACGGCGGCCGCCTCCAGAAAGGCCGCCCGTTCCGCCTCGGACATCAGGATCCGGCGGCGGGCCATCATCTTCTCGGCCACATTCAGGGCTCGCTCCGGCTCGTAAAGCACGCTTCGGCCGTCTTCGAGCCACTGGAAGTTCGGGACGAACTTGGGAGAGCGGACCGTGTTCACGGCGCTCGAAAACCCGATCGACGCGCCGGTCGGAATCGCGCAGTTGATCCCGATCTTCGCGTGGTCCCCGATCGTGGCCCCCACAAACATCTCACCGGTCTCGACCTCCGTCCCGTTGATCGGCACGCGGACCGTGCCGTAGGTGTTCTTGAGATCGCTGTTGGACGATCCGGCCCCCAGGTTCACCCACGAGCCGACATAGCTGTGCCCCAGGAAGCCGGTGTGCTGCTTGTTGGAGTACCCCGCAAACACGCTCCCTTCGATCTCCCCTCCCACCTTGCAGAACGGCCCCAGCGTCGCCCCTCCGCGGAGGACGGTCCCGGCCTGGAGCACGCAGTCATCACCGATGTAGGCGGGCCCCTGAATGGAACAGTGCGGCAGGATCTTCACCCGATCGCCGATCCAGACCGGCCCTTCATCGGCGTCGATCACGTTCGCGGGGAAGATTTTCGTGCCGCGGCCAATCCGGATCCCCGCGCGGTTCAGCAGGTAGACTCCTTCGCGCGGGGGGCTCTCTGACTCGTCCGGCTGCGACAACGCCGCGGGCCCCAGATCGGTCAGCAGCAGTTCCTGGTTCTTCTTCACCAGGTTCCAGGGCCAGTCGACCAGTTCGACGCACTCGCTCACGTCGCGGCGGGGAAGCTTGGCGAAGCGAACATCGCTCCCGTCCGGCTCCAGAAAATCGCCGGGAGCCAGCGTCCGCGCCAGTTCGGCGTCGGCAAAGAGGCAGGCGAGCTGCCGATCCGCTCCGGCGATGCCGATCCACGACCCGCTTTGCCCCCGGCCGGGCAGAGACCGCCAGATCCCGCGCCCGTTCAGCAGCAGCGTCGGCCCCTCGAGCGCGGCGTTGACCTCCAATCCAGTCGTCCGGGCCGCGATCTCCTGGAGCCCCGGCCGACACCAGGCCCCCCTCAGTGAGGAGAGCCCGTCGCCCGATGACTCAGGCCGTAGATTTCCTACGCGCCACGCCAGCGTGCCGGCGCCAACCCGCAGATCGAACACAGACCGGAGCAGTGTCAGCGGAAGAAACTGAGTCCACCGGTGGTCTTCGAAGATCAGGAGCGGGACAGCCGCGGACGCGGACAGGGAAGCAACAGCAGTCGTCATGCGAAACAATATCTCTCGTTCGAGCCCGCGGCCGCGATTTTCCGGCTTGGGTTTCGTCAGCGAATCCGGCGAATCGTCAGACGTTCTTTCCCATCCGCTCGCCGAGCCGCTTGAGCGCGGGGCTCGTGTCGTACGGGTCGAGATGGACGTTCAGGATCGTGAACGCGTCCTGGCTCGCCATTGCGGCCTTCATGGATTGATGCAGGTCGCCGACGGTGTGGACCTCGAAGCCCCACCCCGCGCCGAGGAGATCGGGCATGCGGTGGTAGTTCCAGTTGAGGATGTTGTTGAACTCCCCGTCGAGGATGAACCGTTCCGTCGTGTACCCCTTGTTGTTCAGGACCACGATGATCGGATTGAAGTCGTAGCGGACCGCCGTCGAGAGTTCCATGCAGGTCATCTGGAACGCCCCGTCCCCCACGAAGACGATCGGCCGCAGCTTGCGATTAGCGACCTGCACGCCGACCGACGCCGGGATCGCAAAGCCCATCGAGGTGTAGTAGGCGGGAGAGAGGAACTCCGTGTGCTTGTGGATCGTCAGGTCGCTGGAGGCAAAGAGTGAGTCTCCCACGTCGGCGACCACCACCATGTCGTCGTCGAGGATCGAGTTCATGTGGTCGAACAGCGACTTGATCGTGACCGGATCCGACGGGCTCGCTTTCGCGACCGGCTCGGACTTCTTCGGAGGGAGCTTGAGTTTCTTCTTCTTCCCCAGATCCGCCTGCGTCAGCCCCGTCAGGAACTCTTCGAGGCCCACCCCCTGGAAGTGGTGGTGACCGATCCGCAGTTTTTCGCTGGTCGCATAGATACAGCGGCCGACATCGAGCTTGGCCGTGTAGATCCCGAGGTTGATATCGGTCATGAAGGCGCCGAGGAGGATGACGCAGTCGCTCCCCTCGACCGTCTCCGTCACGCTCTGCCGCCCCATCGCCCCTTCGTAGACCCCGAGATAAAGCGGGTGCCGTTCGGAGACGACCGATTTCCCCAGGAGCGTCGCCGCCATCGGGATCTGACGGTCCTCCGCGAGTTTCAGGACCTGGGCCTGGAGGCCGAAGCGGTGGATCTCCACGCCGGCAATGATGACCGGATTCTCGGCCGCCGCGATCCGCTCCGCCGCCTCCGACAGGGCTGCCTGCAATGCTTCGGGATCCCCCTCGGGAGTCGTCCGCGTCGGAGTGTGGGGATAGAGGGCCGGCGAATGGACCCGGTCCCGCGGCAGCTCCAGGAAGACCGGCCGCTTGTATCGGGCGCACGCTTCGAGGCAGCGGTCGATTTCCCGGAAGGCGGTCAGCGGGTCTTCGAGGGCGGCGTTCGCGATGGTGATCTTCTCGAAGACCTGCTGCTGGGTGTTGAAGTCCCGGACGCGGTGGTGCAGCAGCGGGTCGTTGTGCCGCTCGCCGATCCCGGGCGAGCCGGTGATGACGACGACGGGGGATTTCTCCGCGAAGGCTCCGGCGATCGAGTTGCACAGGCTCAGCCCGCCGACGCAGTAGGTGACGCAGACCGCTCCCATGCCGTGAACGCGGGCGTAGGCGTCGGCGGCGTATCCGGCGTTGTCTTCCCGTGTGCAGCCGATGACCCGGATCGGGCTGTTCTGCAGCATGTCGTAGAAGCCGAGGACAAAGTCGCCGGGGATCCCGAAGACGTCGCGGACTCCGTAGTCCTGGAGCCGTTGGATGAGGTAGTTTCCGATCGTCTGGGCAGAACCGTTGGTGGCGGCTTTTCCCCTCGCCCCGACCGCCTTCGCCGGCGATTCCTTGGTAGCCGAGGTCTTCATCGCGGTCGCTTTGCGTGCCATGACATCGTCCCTGCATCAAGAGGCCGTCACGTCCGTCACTTCTCCATTATAGGAGGAGCCCCAGATGCCGGAACACCAGCGTCCGCCGGCTCCCGGCGGCCCTTTGTGAAAATGGCAAGATCCGGCCATCCTCTCTACCTTCCGCCTTAAGCCTTCCGTCTTCCGCCTCCCAATCGAAAGGAGACCAACATGCTCCCCCGCGTTCTCGAACCGGAAGCGATGGACACCGCCGAGGAGGCCGAAGCCTACGACCGGATGGACCACTCCACCGTCAACCGGGCCTTCGCCTCAGACTGGCTTGCCACCTGGATGACTGTCCGAGGGGACGCGCCCAGCTGCCACATGATCGACATCGGGACCGGCACCGCCCTGATCCCGATCGAGCTGTGCGGCCAGTCCCCCCACGTCCGGATCACCGCCGTCGACCTCGCCGACGAAATGCTCAAGCGGGCCGAGGTCAACTGCCGCCGCGCCGGCTGGGAAAGTCGGATCACCCTCCAGAAGATCGACGCCAAAGGGATCCCCTATGGCGACGGCACGTTCGACTCGGTCGTCTCCAACACCATCATCCACCACATCCCGCAGCCCAGGCAGGCCTTGGCCGAGATGCACCGGGTCCTCGCCCCCGGCGGGCTCCTCTTCTTGCGGGACCTCTATCGCCCGGAATCCGCGGATGAGGTCGAACACTTCGTCCGGACCTACGCGGGCAACGAGACCGCCGAGCAGCAACAACTCTTCCGGCAGTCGTTCCACGCCGCCCTGACTGTCGAGGAGGTGGCGAAACTGCTGGAGGAACTGGGCATTTCGCCGACCGCCGTTAGGATGACTTCCGACCGGCACTGGACGATCTCCACCTGGAAGAGCTGAGCGGCCATCGCCCGGCCGGATGAGCAAGGAACAATGACCTACGACTTGTTGCTGCCGCGGCGGATCGTGTTCGGCTGGGGCCGCCGCGCTGAGCTGCCGCAGTGGGCCGCCTCCTTGGGACGGCGGGCCCTCCTGGTCAGCGGCTCGCGCACGCTCTCCGCCAACGGTACCCTCGCCGCCCTCAAGGAATCGCTCACCGCGGCGGGCTTGGCGACGCTCGACGTAGCCGAGATCCACCGCGAACCAGAAGTCGAAGATGTCGACGCTGCGGTCTCCCGTCTCCGGGAGAGCGGCGTCCAGCCGGGGGACTTCGTTCTGGCGGTCGGGGGCGGTTCGGCGATCGACCTCGGCAAGGCGGTGGCGGCCCTGGCGACGAACCGGCAGAGCGAGACCGTCAAAGACTACCTGGAAGGGGTCGGCCGGGGCCTCAAGCTCGACCAGCCCCCGCTTCCCTGTCTCGCGATGCCGACGACGTCGGGGACCGGGAGCGAGGCGACCCGCAACTCCGTCATCTCCAGCCGGGCCGAGGGCTTCAAGAAGAGCCTCCGCTCCGACGCCATGGTCCCCGCGGTCGTCCTCGTCGATCCGGAGCTGACCGTCTCCGCCCCCCGCAACGTCACGGTCTGGTCCGGCCTCGACGCGATCACGCAGCTCATCGAGAGCTACATCACCAGGAACGCACGTCCGGTCCCGCAGGCCCTGTGCCTCGAAGGTCTCCAGAAAGCGGTCCCGGCCCTCCCCCGTCTGGTCGACGATCCTGCCGACCGCGCGGCCCGCGAGGCGATGTCGCACGCCGCTCTCCTCTCCGGGATCGCCCTGGCGAACTCGGGGCTCGGCATGGCGCATGGTGTCGCGGCGGCCCTCGGCGTCACCTGCGGAATCGCTCACGGCCTCGCGTGCGCCGTCATGCTCCCGACCGCCATGGACCTGAACCGCCGCGCCCGCGAGCCGGAGATGGCAACGCTCGGACGGATCTTCACCGGCGATGACCGGTTGAGCGGGGCCGCGGGGGCCGATGCCGCCGTTCGGTTCATCCGGGACTACTGCCAGCGGCTCAGCGTTCCGACGCGGTTGCGAGACCTCGGCGTCACCAAGGACCAGGTCGAGCCGCTCGTCCTCGGATCGCAGGGGAACAGCATGAACGGCAATCCGCGGCCGATCTCGGAATGCGAATTGTCCGACACCCTGGAGGCGCTCTGGTGATTCTGGCCGTCGGTCTGAGCCCCGCGTGGCAGCAGATTCTCGTCTTCGACAACCTCGTTCCGGGTGAGGTGAACCGCGCCGCGGAGTCGCACTGGTGCGGCTCGGGGAAAGTTCTCAACGTCGGCCGGGCGATCCACTCGCTCGCCCCCGGCGCGGGCGCCCTCACGATCTGCCCGCTCGGCGGCCCCGCGGGGCAGGCGATCTTCCATGAGTTCCAGGAAGACCGCATCCCGCTCGTCCGGATGGCGTCGGTCGCCAACACCCGGGTCTGCACGACGCTGATCGAACGCCCCACCGGCCGGATCACGGAGCTCGTCGAGAACGCCCACCCGATCCGCCGCGACCAGCTCTTCGCGTTCGAGTACATGGTCGGCGAAGCCTGGCGAAAGATGTCCACGGTGAAGTGCGCCGTCTTCAGCGGCTCGCTCCCTTCGCTCTCCGATGGATCGTCCACCGCCGACTGCTACGCCCGCATGATGTCGGGCCTCGAAGCCCCGGTGATCCTCGACGCCCGCGGCCCGGAACTCCTCGCCGCCCTGGCCCACCGCCCGCTCCTCGTGAAGCCGAACCGTGAGGAACTCGCCGCCACGGTGAAACGTCCCCTGGAAACCGATGACGGCCTCGTCCGTGCGATGCGGGAAGTCATCGACCTCGGTGCCCAGTGGGTCCTGGTGACGCAGGGAGCCGACTCGGCCTTCCTCGCCTCGCGGACGGAGGTCTACCGCTTTCACCCGCCGAAGGTCGAAGTCGTCAACCCGATCGGCTGCGGCGACAGCGTCGCCGCGGGGATCGCCGTCGGCATCGCGGACGATCAGCCGGTGGTCGAAGCGGTCCGCTACGGCCTCGCCGCCGCCGCCGACAACGCAACTCGTCTCCTGCCGGCACGGCTGGATGGGCCGTCAGTCGAGTCCCTCTTGAACCGCATTGCCGCAACCCCGACGCCTCACTCACGCTTCTGACCGCCGAGCCATTCCTATCTGTGTGCATCTGTGTTTATCTGTGGCTGAAACATTTCGGTGAGCCACAGATGAACGCGGATAAACACCGATGAAGGGGCGAGGGCATCGAAGGTTTCCAGCCGCATGAAGTTTCCCTCCGATATCCTCTGCCGCTGCTGGTTCCTCGCCGGGCCGACCGCGAGCGGCAAGACCGCGGTCAGCCTGCGGCTGGCGGAGCGGATCGGGGCCGAAATCGTCGCGATGGACTCGATGACCCTCTATCGCGAGATGGACATCGGGACCGCCAAGCCGACGGCCGAGGAGCGGACGCAGGTCCCGCACCACCTGTTCGACATCGTCGACCCCGCCGAGGACTTCTCGGTCGCCGAGTACCTCGACGCGGCGCTGCCGACGGTGAGCGACATCCTGGGACGGGGTCGCGTGCCGCTGTTCGTCGGCGGGACCGGTCTTTACCTCCGGTCACTCCTGCGAGGAGTCTTTGAAGGGCCGCCGGCCGACTGGCCGTACCGCCACGGGCTCGAAGCGGAGCTGGCCGCGACCTCCCCCGAAGCCCTGCATCAGAAGCTCGCCGCCGTCGATGCGGCGTCCGCGGCACGGCTGCACCCCAACGACGTCCGCCGCGTCATCCGGGCCCTGGAGATCGTCCACCTGACGGGCCGGCCCGCCTCGGAACTCCACGACGAGCAGCCGCTCCCCGCGGATCAGCGGCCGCAGCACGTCGTCTGGCTGAGCCCGGACCGCGAGCGCCTTCACGAGCAGATCAACCGCCGCGTCGATCAGATGCTGCAGCAGGGACTCCTCCACGAAGTCACGGCCCTTCTGCGACGGCCGCGCGGACTTGGCCGGACGGCACGGCAGGCGTTGGGCTACAAGGAGCTCCTGGACCACCTGGAAGGCCGCGAACCGCT of Planctomyces sp. SH-PL14 contains these proteins:
- a CDS encoding iron-containing alcohol dehydrogenase → MTYDLLLPRRIVFGWGRRAELPQWAASLGRRALLVSGSRTLSANGTLAALKESLTAAGLATLDVAEIHREPEVEDVDAAVSRLRESGVQPGDFVLAVGGGSAIDLGKAVAALATNRQSETVKDYLEGVGRGLKLDQPPLPCLAMPTTSGTGSEATRNSVISSRAEGFKKSLRSDAMVPAVVLVDPELTVSAPRNVTVWSGLDAITQLIESYITRNARPVPQALCLEGLQKAVPALPRLVDDPADRAAREAMSHAALLSGIALANSGLGMAHGVAAALGVTCGIAHGLACAVMLPTAMDLNRRAREPEMATLGRIFTGDDRLSGAAGADAAVRFIRDYCQRLSVPTRLRDLGVTKDQVEPLVLGSQGNSMNGNPRPISECELSDTLEALW
- a CDS encoding YdcF family protein; translated protein: MQTDRFHDGPLNRPQPSRLWVLGLGCALLVTLAVVTLTWRESLLAAAGRWMNVGERLDHSVDYTFVLGGNPKTRVVMAAALYREGFTRRILLPEVEVPPEAVQGLALPEREVARRILLASDVPLEAIVDVDGEVTSTRDEARALGRFLDQHPEAEVAVVTNDYHTRRARMLFERQVPGHSRRLHFVAAPTRGFGPDNWWKLNNGVNTYVTEFAKLCRDAFR
- a CDS encoding 1-phosphofructokinase family hexose kinase, which produces MILAVGLSPAWQQILVFDNLVPGEVNRAAESHWCGSGKVLNVGRAIHSLAPGAGALTICPLGGPAGQAIFHEFQEDRIPLVRMASVANTRVCTTLIERPTGRITELVENAHPIRRDQLFAFEYMVGEAWRKMSTVKCAVFSGSLPSLSDGSSTADCYARMMSGLEAPVILDARGPELLAALAHRPLLVKPNREELAATVKRPLETDDGLVRAMREVIDLGAQWVLVTQGADSAFLASRTEVYRFHPPKVEVVNPIGCGDSVAAGIAVGIADDQPVVEAVRYGLAAAADNATRLLPARLDGPSVESLLNRIAATPTPHSRF
- the miaA gene encoding tRNA (adenosine(37)-N6)-dimethylallyltransferase MiaA, whose amino-acid sequence is MKFPSDILCRCWFLAGPTASGKTAVSLRLAERIGAEIVAMDSMTLYREMDIGTAKPTAEERTQVPHHLFDIVDPAEDFSVAEYLDAALPTVSDILGRGRVPLFVGGTGLYLRSLLRGVFEGPPADWPYRHGLEAELAATSPEALHQKLAAVDAASAARLHPNDVRRVIRALEIVHLTGRPASELHDEQPLPADQRPQHVVWLSPDRERLHEQINRRVDQMLQQGLLHEVTALLRRPRGLGRTARQALGYKELLDHLEGREPLPAAVDAIKTRTRQFAKRQCTWFRNLEECRAVEIAPGESADAIVERITG
- a CDS encoding alpha-keto acid decarboxylase family protein, whose translation is MARKATAMKTSATKESPAKAVGARGKAATNGSAQTIGNYLIQRLQDYGVRDVFGIPGDFVLGFYDMLQNSPIRVIGCTREDNAGYAADAYARVHGMGAVCVTYCVGGLSLCNSIAGAFAEKSPVVVITGSPGIGERHNDPLLHHRVRDFNTQQQVFEKITIANAALEDPLTAFREIDRCLEACARYKRPVFLELPRDRVHSPALYPHTPTRTTPEGDPEALQAALSEAAERIAAAENPVIIAGVEIHRFGLQAQVLKLAEDRQIPMAATLLGKSVVSERHPLYLGVYEGAMGRQSVTETVEGSDCVILLGAFMTDINLGIYTAKLDVGRCIYATSEKLRIGHHHFQGVGLEEFLTGLTQADLGKKKKLKLPPKKSEPVAKASPSDPVTIKSLFDHMNSILDDDMVVVADVGDSLFASSDLTIHKHTEFLSPAYYTSMGFAIPASVGVQVANRKLRPIVFVGDGAFQMTCMELSTAVRYDFNPIIVVLNNKGYTTERFILDGEFNNILNWNYHRMPDLLGAGWGFEVHTVGDLHQSMKAAMASQDAFTILNVHLDPYDTSPALKRLGERMGKNV
- a CDS encoding class I SAM-dependent methyltransferase; translation: MLPRVLEPEAMDTAEEAEAYDRMDHSTVNRAFASDWLATWMTVRGDAPSCHMIDIGTGTALIPIELCGQSPHVRITAVDLADEMLKRAEVNCRRAGWESRITLQKIDAKGIPYGDGTFDSVVSNTIIHHIPQPRQALAEMHRVLAPGGLLFLRDLYRPESADEVEHFVRTYAGNETAEQQQLFRQSFHAALTVEEVAKLLEELGISPTAVRMTSDRHWTISTWKS
- a CDS encoding putative sugar nucleotidyl transferase, giving the protein MTTAVASLSASAAVPLLIFEDHRWTQFLPLTLLRSVFDLRVGAGTLAWRVGNLRPESSGDGLSSLRGAWCRPGLQEIAARTTGLEVNAALEGPTLLLNGRGIWRSLPGRGQSGSWIGIAGADRQLACLFADAELARTLAPGDFLEPDGSDVRFAKLPRRDVSECVELVDWPWNLVKKNQELLLTDLGPAALSQPDESESPPREGVYLLNRAGIRIGRGTKIFPANVIDADEGPVWIGDRVKILPHCSIQGPAYIGDDCVLQAGTVLRGGATLGPFCKVGGEIEGSVFAGYSNKQHTGFLGHSYVGSWVNLGAGSSNSDLKNTYGTVRVPINGTEVETGEMFVGATIGDHAKIGINCAIPTGASIGFSSAVNTVRSPKFVPNFQWLEDGRSVLYEPERALNVAEKMMARRRILMSEAERAAFLEAAAVTRKMLNSRG